A genomic window from Nicotiana sylvestris chromosome 11, ASM39365v2, whole genome shotgun sequence includes:
- the LOC104242794 gene encoding zinc finger CCCH domain-containing protein 22-like isoform X1, protein MDAYEATKIVLSRIQSLDPENASKIMGYILIQDQGEKEMIRLAFGPEAHLVSLINQAKACLGLSSNTSSATSTPSSPSPFNPMSNATKLNPFPQSSPRIMIPNNGFVHSSPNSPWSSGSPVFSRSPRPIMASSSSLSYAAVVNGSTNSVSGSSTTSLSLPFYNNNNELNDEFGSNTSVQVQDHQVLSFLDESSLDPIMSPSGRSDSLVFPYGNCEESPHAHLHRRSCSVNDVFLGGGGGVDDSGGGGSGGFGWRPCMYYARGFCKNGNSCKFLHSVGGFQDSDGSSAIVGSPSNNKVDSFDDFLRMKALQQQQQQRFAAASLMASGAHHHPLAYNKCMNILSDNQRSAAAAFMMGEEFHKFGRCRPDRSDFSAMAMGGISNSSSRQIYLTFPADSTFKEEDVSNYFSMYGPVQDVRIPYQQKRMFGFVTFVYPETVKLILAKGNPHFVCDSRVLVKPYKEKGKVADKKQLQQQHSLDRGELSACLSPSALESREPYDLPFGARMFYNSHEMMLRRKLEQEAELQQAIELQGRRLMNLQLMDLKNQHCNDHFPSSLSASLPTASEMQFHSQNSHNLVPLSNDIDEEIPAENTDIHEATKSPSNASDEKVPQEMLPSNIGNENGSKEQTANTGDSNLQESLEHILPDNLFASPTKSAAEHQAAFSTDSAEAGVSSPITATTTNNISMLPTTSTLNMASLKSCYFHMPRFTSGQEAIEM, encoded by the exons ATGGATGCATATGAAGCAACAAAGATAGTTTTATCAAGGATTCAAAGTTTGGATCCAGAAAATGCTTCAAAAATCATGGGTTATATTTTGATACAAGACCAAGGAGAAAAGGAGATGATAAGATTAGCTTTTGGTCCAGAAGCCCATTTGGTTTCACTAATTAACCAAGCTAAAGCTTGTTTAGGACTTTCATCAAACACTTCATCTGCAACTTCAACTCCTTCCTCTCCTTCACCTTTTAACCCCATGTCAAATGCTACAAAGTTGAACCCTTTCCCTCAATCTTCACCAAGAATCATGATTCCTAATAATGGGTTTGTTCATTCTTCACCTAATTCACCTTGGTCTAGTGGGTCACCTGTGTTTTCAAGAAGCCCTAGACCAATAATGGCTAGCTCTAGTTCACTATCTTATGCTGCTGTTGTGAATGGTTCAACTAATTCTGTTTCTGGGTCTTCAACTACTTCACTATCACTACCTTTTTACAATAATAACAATGAGCTTAATGATGAGTTTGGTAGTAATACTAGTGTTCAAGTTCAAGATCATCAAGTCTTGTCATTTCTTGATGAGTCATCATTGGATCCAATTATGAGTCCTAGTGGTAGAAGTGATTCACTTGTTTTCCCTTATGGGAATTGTGAGGAATCCCCTCATGCTCATCTTCATAGGAGGAGTTGTTCAGTGAATGATGTTTTTCTAGGTGGGGGTGGGGGGGTAGATGATAGTGGGGGTGGGGGTAGTGGGGGGTTTGGTTGGAGACCTTGCATGTATTATGCAAGAGGGTTTTGCAAGAATGGGAATAGTTGTAAGTTTTTGCATAGTGTTGGTGGATTTCAAGATTCTGATGGGTCTAGTGCTATTGTTGGTTCTCCTAGTAATAATAAAGTTGACTCTTTTGATGATTTTCTGAGGATGAAAGCTTtacaacagcagcaacaacagagGTTTGCTGCTGCCTCTCTTATGGCTTCTGGTGCTCATCATCATCCACTTGCTTACAACAAGTGTATGAACATCTTGAGTGATAACCAAAG ATCGGCTGCAGCAGCGTTTATGATGGGAGAAGAATTCCACAAATTTGGTCGATGCCGTCCTGATAGAAGTGATTTTTCAGCAATGGCAATGGGCGGTATCTCAAATTCAAGTTCGCGACAGATTTACTTAACATTTCCTGCTGATAGCACATTTAAGGAGGAGGATGTGTCTAATTACTTTAG CATGTATGGGCCAGTCCAAGATGTTAGAATTCCTTATCAGCAGAAGCGTATGTTTGGATTCGTTACGTTTGTCTACCCAGAAACTGTGAAGCTCATCTTGGCTAAAGGGAACCCTCATTTTGTGTGTGATTCTCGTGTACTTGTCAAGCCTTACAAGGAAAAGGGAAAAGTCGCAGACAA GAAGCAACTGCAACAACAGCATTCGCTGGATAGAGGAGAGCTGTCGGCATGTTTAAGCCCATCAGCCCTCGAGTCTAGGGAGCCATATGACCTTCCCTTTG GAGCAAGAATGTTCTATAATTCGCATGAGATGATGTTGAGAAGAAAATTAGAGCAGGAGGCTGAATTGCAGCAAGCCATTGAACTTCAAGGCAGAAGGTTAATGAATTTGCAACTGATGGACCTGAAGAATCAACATTGCAACGATCACTTCCCATCGAGCCTCTCTGCTAGTCTTCCAACTGCTTCCGAGATGCAGTTTCACTCTCAAAACAGTCATAATCTTGTTCCTCTGTCTAATGACATTGATGAAGAAATCCCTGCAG AAAACACCGATATCCATGAAGCTACCAAGTCCCCATCTAATGCATCTGATGAGAAGGTGCCTCAGGAAATGCTGCCTAGCAATATTGGGAACGAGAACGGCAGCAAGGAGCAGACCGCTAACACCGGCGACTCTAATCTTCAAGAAAG CTTGGAGCACATCCTTCCTGATAACCTTTTTGCTTCTCCTACAAAGTCAGCTGCAGAACACCAGGCCGCATTCTCCACTGATTCAGCTGAAGCCGGCGTTAGTTCCCCAATAACTGCTACTACTACTAACAACATCTCTATGCTTCCCACAACTTCTACGCTCAACATGGCTTCTCTTAAATCTTGTTACTTCCACATGCCAAG GTTTACTTCTGGGCAAGAAGCCATTGAAATGTAG
- the LOC104242794 gene encoding zinc finger CCCH domain-containing protein 22-like isoform X2, giving the protein MDAYEATKIVLSRIQSLDPENASKIMGYILIQDQGEKEMIRLAFGPEAHLVSLINQAKACLGLSSNTSSATSTPSSPSPFNPMSNATKLNPFPQSSPRIMIPNNGFVHSSPNSPWSSGSPVFSRSPRPIMASSSSLSYAAVVNGSTNSVSGSSTTSLSLPFYNNNNELNDEFGSNTSVQVQDHQVLSFLDESSLDPIMSPSGRSDSLVFPYGNCEESPHAHLHRRSCSVNDVFLGGGGGVDDSGGGGSGGFGWRPCMYYARGFCKNGNSCKFLHSVGGFQDSDGSSAIVGSPSNNKVDSFDDFLRMKALQQQQQQRFAAASLMASGAHHHPLAYNKCMNILSDNQRSAAAAFMMGEEFHKFGRCRPDRSDFSAMAMGGISNSSSRQIYLTFPADSTFKEEDVSNYFSMYGPVQDVRIPYQQKRMFGFVTFVYPETVKLILAKGNPHFVCDSRVLVKPYKEKGKVADKKQLQQQHSLDRGELSACLSPSALESREPYDLPFGARMFYNSHEMMLRRKLEQEAELQQAIELQGRRLMNLQLMDLKNQHCNDHFPSSLSASLPTASEMQFHSQNSHNLVPLSNDIDEEIPAENTDIHEATKSPSNASDEKVPQEMLPSNIGNENGSKEQTANTGDSNLQESLEHILPDNLFASPTKSAAEHQAAFSTDSAEAGVSSPITATTTNNISMLPTTSTLNMASLKSCYFHMPRKV; this is encoded by the exons ATGGATGCATATGAAGCAACAAAGATAGTTTTATCAAGGATTCAAAGTTTGGATCCAGAAAATGCTTCAAAAATCATGGGTTATATTTTGATACAAGACCAAGGAGAAAAGGAGATGATAAGATTAGCTTTTGGTCCAGAAGCCCATTTGGTTTCACTAATTAACCAAGCTAAAGCTTGTTTAGGACTTTCATCAAACACTTCATCTGCAACTTCAACTCCTTCCTCTCCTTCACCTTTTAACCCCATGTCAAATGCTACAAAGTTGAACCCTTTCCCTCAATCTTCACCAAGAATCATGATTCCTAATAATGGGTTTGTTCATTCTTCACCTAATTCACCTTGGTCTAGTGGGTCACCTGTGTTTTCAAGAAGCCCTAGACCAATAATGGCTAGCTCTAGTTCACTATCTTATGCTGCTGTTGTGAATGGTTCAACTAATTCTGTTTCTGGGTCTTCAACTACTTCACTATCACTACCTTTTTACAATAATAACAATGAGCTTAATGATGAGTTTGGTAGTAATACTAGTGTTCAAGTTCAAGATCATCAAGTCTTGTCATTTCTTGATGAGTCATCATTGGATCCAATTATGAGTCCTAGTGGTAGAAGTGATTCACTTGTTTTCCCTTATGGGAATTGTGAGGAATCCCCTCATGCTCATCTTCATAGGAGGAGTTGTTCAGTGAATGATGTTTTTCTAGGTGGGGGTGGGGGGGTAGATGATAGTGGGGGTGGGGGTAGTGGGGGGTTTGGTTGGAGACCTTGCATGTATTATGCAAGAGGGTTTTGCAAGAATGGGAATAGTTGTAAGTTTTTGCATAGTGTTGGTGGATTTCAAGATTCTGATGGGTCTAGTGCTATTGTTGGTTCTCCTAGTAATAATAAAGTTGACTCTTTTGATGATTTTCTGAGGATGAAAGCTTtacaacagcagcaacaacagagGTTTGCTGCTGCCTCTCTTATGGCTTCTGGTGCTCATCATCATCCACTTGCTTACAACAAGTGTATGAACATCTTGAGTGATAACCAAAG ATCGGCTGCAGCAGCGTTTATGATGGGAGAAGAATTCCACAAATTTGGTCGATGCCGTCCTGATAGAAGTGATTTTTCAGCAATGGCAATGGGCGGTATCTCAAATTCAAGTTCGCGACAGATTTACTTAACATTTCCTGCTGATAGCACATTTAAGGAGGAGGATGTGTCTAATTACTTTAG CATGTATGGGCCAGTCCAAGATGTTAGAATTCCTTATCAGCAGAAGCGTATGTTTGGATTCGTTACGTTTGTCTACCCAGAAACTGTGAAGCTCATCTTGGCTAAAGGGAACCCTCATTTTGTGTGTGATTCTCGTGTACTTGTCAAGCCTTACAAGGAAAAGGGAAAAGTCGCAGACAA GAAGCAACTGCAACAACAGCATTCGCTGGATAGAGGAGAGCTGTCGGCATGTTTAAGCCCATCAGCCCTCGAGTCTAGGGAGCCATATGACCTTCCCTTTG GAGCAAGAATGTTCTATAATTCGCATGAGATGATGTTGAGAAGAAAATTAGAGCAGGAGGCTGAATTGCAGCAAGCCATTGAACTTCAAGGCAGAAGGTTAATGAATTTGCAACTGATGGACCTGAAGAATCAACATTGCAACGATCACTTCCCATCGAGCCTCTCTGCTAGTCTTCCAACTGCTTCCGAGATGCAGTTTCACTCTCAAAACAGTCATAATCTTGTTCCTCTGTCTAATGACATTGATGAAGAAATCCCTGCAG AAAACACCGATATCCATGAAGCTACCAAGTCCCCATCTAATGCATCTGATGAGAAGGTGCCTCAGGAAATGCTGCCTAGCAATATTGGGAACGAGAACGGCAGCAAGGAGCAGACCGCTAACACCGGCGACTCTAATCTTCAAGAAAG CTTGGAGCACATCCTTCCTGATAACCTTTTTGCTTCTCCTACAAAGTCAGCTGCAGAACACCAGGCCGCATTCTCCACTGATTCAGCTGAAGCCGGCGTTAGTTCCCCAATAACTGCTACTACTACTAACAACATCTCTATGCTTCCCACAACTTCTACGCTCAACATGGCTTCTCTTAAATCTTGTTACTTCCACATGCCAAG AAAAGTTTGA